From Dromaius novaehollandiae isolate bDroNov1 chromosome 15, bDroNov1.hap1, whole genome shotgun sequence, a single genomic window includes:
- the DRD1 gene encoding LOW QUALITY PROTEIN: D(1A) dopamine receptor (The sequence of the model RefSeq protein was modified relative to this genomic sequence to represent the inferred CDS: deleted 2 bases in 1 codon), which produces MQCFCVGFVYKICYAIPKLNKEERRPCIPNQTESKVKGETMTWNDTTMDGEGLLVERDSSIRILTGCFLSLLILSTLLGNTLVCAAVIRFRHLRSKVTNFFVISLAVSDLLVAVLVMPWKAVAEIAGFWPFGSFCNIWVAFDIMCSTASILNLCVISVDRYWAISSPFRYERKMTPKAAFILISVAWTLSVLISFIPVQLNWHKATTTSFLDLNASLQGISMDNCDSSLNRMYAISSSLISFYIPVAIMIVTYTRIYRIAQKQIRRISALERAAVHAKNCQNTSGNRSSMDCQQPESNFKMSFKRETKVLKTLSVIMGVFVCCWLPFFILNCMVPFCEPTQPSKGAELFCISSTTFDVFIWFGWANSSLNPIIYAFNADFRKAFSTLLGCYRLCPMSGNAIETVSINNNGAVVFSSQHEPKGSSPKECNLVYLIPHAIICPEEEPLKKEEEGELSKTMEKMSPALSGILDYEADVSLEKINPITQNGQHKT; this is translated from the exons ATGCAGTGTTTTTGTGTTGGTTTTGTATATAAGATTTGCTATGCAATTCCAAAACTAAATAAGGAGGAGAGACGGCCCTGCATCCCAAATCAAACA GAATCAAAGGTGAAAG gagaAACTATGACTTGGAACGACACCACTATGGATGGGGAAGGGTTGCTTGTGGAAAGGGACTCTTCCATTCGGATCCTCACAGGCTGCTTCCTCTCGCTGCTGATCCTCTCCACGCTCCTGGGAAACACGCTGGTCTGTGCAGCTGTCATTAGATTTCGCCACCTAAGGTCCAAGGTGACCAACTTCTTTGTCATTTCCTTGGCAGTGTCAGATCTTTTAGTGGCGGTTTTGGTCATGCCTTGGAAAGCTGTGGCTGAAATTGCCGGTTTCTGGCCTTTTGGTTCATTTTGTAACATCTGGGTGGCCTTTGATATTATGTGCTCAACAGCCTCCATCTTAAATCTCTGTGTCATTAGTGTGGATAGATACTGGGCCATCTCCAGTCCATTTAGGTATGAGAGGAAAATGACCCCCAAGGCAGCCTTCATCCTGATCAGTGTGGCATGGACCTTGTCCGTGTTGATTTCCTTCATCCCTGTGCAGCTGAACTGGCACAAGGCTACAACCACAAGCTTTTTGGACCTAAATGCCAGTTTACAAGGTATAAGCATGGACAACTGTGATTCTAGCCTAAACAGGATGTATGCCATCTCTTCTTCTCTAATTAGCTTCTACATACCTGTGGCCATCATGATAGTAACTTATACAAGGATATATCGGATTGCTCAGAAGCAAATAAGACGAATCTCAGCAttggagagagcagctgtgcatgCCAAGAATTGCCAGAACACAAGTGGCAATAGAAGCAGTATGGACTGTCAGCAGCCAGAGAGCAACTTCAAAATGTCCTTCAAGAGGGAAACAAAGGTTTTGAAGACTTTGTCAGTGATCATGGGGGTGTTTGTGTGCTGCTGGTTGCCATTCTTCATATTGAACTGCATGGTTCCTTTCTGCGAGCCTACCCAACCGTCCAAGGGAGCAGAACTCTTCTGCATTAGTTCCACCACCTTTGatgtttttatttggtttggATGGGCTAATTCGTCCCTGAACCCCATCATTTATGCCTTCAATGCTGATTTCCGCAAGGCGTTTTCAACCCTGCTAGGATGCTACAGGCTCTGCCCTATGTCCGGCAATGCTATAGAGACTGTTAGTATCAACAATAATGGAGCAGTTGTTTTTTCAAGCCAACATGAGCCCAAAGGGTCCAGCCCCAAAGAGTGTAATCTGGTTTATCTGATTCCACATGCAATTATCTGTCCAGAAGAAGAACCtctaaaaaaggaagaagaaggtgAACTATCTAAGACCATGGAGAAAATGTCTCCAGCACTGTCAGGTATCTTGGATTATGAAGCTGatgtttctttggaaaaaatcaaTCCCATTACACAAAATGGGCAGCATAAAACCTGA